One stretch of Oryzias latipes chromosome 7, ASM223467v1 DNA includes these proteins:
- the mfsd5 gene encoding molybdate-anion transporter, whose translation MLVTAYLAVIFLLALCVGLELTARRITPPESTPSAVANPAFRRFQKIFLRAYLLALWADWLQGPYLYKLYRHYSFLESQIAILYVCGLASCVLFAPFSGWLPQALGRRQTCLLFCLCYSACCLTKLSRDYFVLIVGRILGGLSTSLLATTFEAWYVHQHVEVQDFPKEWIPSTFTRAATWNHGLAVGAGLVANLLAEWLHLGPVAPFLLAVPCLGCCGWVVLTDWGKEEAEGCPEGDKKTLLLGTQNGGGPRLTAKGRFSRSCHEGLRCLLSDKRVLLLGGVQALFESVLYIFVFLWTPVLDPHGPPLGIVFSSLMAASMVGSLLYRLATSTHYHLQPGHVLCLAVLMAFFSFFMLTFSTAPGQPRPHESFLAFLLLELASGLYFPAVSFLQGRVIPEEKRAGVLAWFRLPLHLLACLGLLALHGEVSGMGGGEGGGGTRHMFGGCAVMMLAALMAVVSLFTLGRNDADLRLEGTRGDGEMF comes from the coding sequence ATGCTGGTCACAGCTTATCTCGCCGTCATTTTCCTGCTCGCCCTGTGTGTTGGCCTGGAGCTGACAGCACGCCGCATCACACCGCCTGAGTCCACTCCATCAGCTGTGGCTAACCCAGCTTTCCGGCGTTTCCAGAAAATCTTCCTGAGGGCTTACCTTTTGGCTCTGTGGGCAGACTGGCTCCAGGGCCCCTATCTCTATAAACTCTATCGCCACTACAGCTTCCTGGAGTCCCAAATAGCCATTTTGTACGTGTGTGGCCTGGCTTCGTGTGTTTTGTTTGCTCCCTTCTCGGGCTGGCTACCTCAAGCCTTGGGCCGCAGACAAACCTGCCTTCTCTTCTGCCTGTGCTACTCTGCTTGCTGCCTCACAAAGCTTTCCAGAGACTACTTTGTTTTGATTGTGGGCCGTATTTTGGGGGGCCTGTCCACATCCCTGCTTGCTACCACATTTGAAGCCTGGTATGTGCACCAGCATGTAGAAGTCCAGGATTTTCCAAAGGAATGGATCCCCAGCACGTTCACCAGAGCTGCTACTTGGAATCACGGCCTTGCTGTGGGAGCTGGGTTGGTGGCCAACTTGCTGGCTGAGTGGCTCCACTTGGGCCCAGTGGCTCCATTTCTCCTGGCTGTCCCCTGCCTGGGCTGCTGTGGCTGGGTGGTGCTAACAGACTGGGGGAAGGAGGAAGCTGAAGGCTGTCCTGAAGGGGACAAAAAGACTCTACTACTTGGTACTCAAAATGGAGGTGGTCCCCGTTTAACTGCAAAAGGCAGGTTCTCGCGAAGCTGCCATGAAGGGCTGCGTTGTTTGCTGTCAGACAAAAGAGTTCTCCTTTTGGGTGGAGTACAAGCTCTGTTTGAAAGTGTTctttacatctttgtttttctatggACTCCAGTTCTAGACCCTCATGGGCCTCCTTTGGGAATAGTTTTCTCTTCCCTGATGGCTGCAAGTATGGTCGGCTCCTTGCTGTACCGCCTTGCCACTTCCACTCACTACCATCTGCAGCCTGGTCACGTGCTCTGCCTCGCTGTTCTGATGGCattcttctcctttttcatGCTAACCTTTTCTACTGCACCAGGACAGCCGAGACCACACGAATCTTTCTTGGCCTTCCTCCTGCTGGAGCTGGCCAGTGGTCTGTACTTCCCAGCAGTCAGCTTTCTGCAGGGCAGAGTGATTCCAGAGGAAAAGCGAGCCGGTGTGTTGGCCTGGTTCCGGTTGCCATTGCACCTGCTGGCCTGCCTGGGACTCCTGGCGCTCCACGGGGAAGTATCAGGAATGGGTGGAGGAGAAGGCGGGGGTGGCACTAGACATATGTTTGGAGGCTGTGCCGTCATGATGCTGGCAGCACTGATGGCTGTCGTGAGTCTTTTCACTCTGGGTAGAAACGATGCTGACCTGAGACTTGAAGGAACCAGAGGAGATGGGGAGATGTTTTAA
- the faim2 gene encoding protein lifeguard 2 isoform X2 has product MTQGKLSLANKSTEGASSEQAFVAPSPPTYEEATESISAPCYNDVEMLTEFTWDDRNIRRVFIRKVYTILLIQLLVTLAIVALFTFCDPVKDYIQTNPGWYWASYAVFFVTYLTLSCCSAPRRRFPWNLILLSIFTLSLAYMTSMLSSFYNTKSVVMCLGITVVVCLLVTVFSFQTKIDVTSYQGVLCIFCMVMFISGLFLAFVLPFHYVPWLDSVYAVLGAILFTMFLAFDTQLLMGNKRYTMSPEEYIFASLNIYLDIVYIFSFFLQIAGTKRE; this is encoded by the exons ATGACACAGGGCAAG CTTTCACTTGCTAACAAGTCCACTGAGGGCGCCTCCAGTGAACAGGCCTTTGTGGCACCATCTCCTCCAACATATGAGGAAGCTACAGAAA GCATCAGTGCTCCATGCTACAATGATGTGGAGATGCTTACAGAATTCACCTGGGATGATCGCAACATCAGGAGAGTCTTCATCCGTAAG GTGTACACCATTTTGTTGATCCAGCTACTGGTGACTTTAGCTATTGTGGCTCTTTTTACATTCTG TGACCCCGTAAAGGATTACATTCAAACAAACCCTGGGTGGTACTGGGCATCATA TGCTGTGTTCTTTGTGACTTACCTGACTCTGTCATGCTGCTCTGCACCAAG GAGACGGTTTCCCTGGAATCTGATTCTACTTTCCATCTTT ACTCTTTCTCTGGCCTACATGACATCGATGCTGTCCAG tttctaTAACACCAAGTCAGTTGTGATGTGCCTAGGCATCACAGTAGTAGTCTGTCTCCTGGTCACAGTCTTCAGTTTCCAAACTAag ATCGATGTTACTTCATATCAAGGAGTACTCTGTATCTTCTGCATGGTTATGTTCATCTCCGGACTGTTCCTGGCTTTTGTCCTCCCTTTTCATTAT GTACCTTGGTTGGATTCGGTATATGCTGTGCTTGGAGCTATTCTATTCACTATG tttttagcATTTGACACCCAGCTCCTAATGGGCAACAAGCGATATACCATGAGCCCAGAGGAATACATCTTTGCCTCTCTCAACATCTACCTTGATATTGTGTATATCTTCtcatttttccttcaaatcGCTGGCACCAAACGGGAATAA
- the LOC100820721 gene encoding sentrin-specific protease 1 codes for MLNKIYEWVGTSFANLRNGEPAPQNSREDQSASIGELRRKRTVECLQDGHNIDQDGLMIKRTRMGELIDSVKSAAEGVKSHSTFVSTWMKNNASPSLRNILPTSPGLPSGETQPSTSSVALTRRPIADRNTLNKKFVAPSTTLEWKTSKSALELLRNEKFVKGSKVCRRQMCMGLAHREVPKTNGHSVNVPPLATPKSHLNPRLGRPLNFRAHGTSSSFSEVGTASSSGTGMYEKTFPIKLVQSPTHSTSSSHLPRTKQHCTAQESICEEEKEIYRQLLTIVTGGQSSFLHNGSSHSIVRSHRDFTSFLTSRRLLQFSSPAQSAAGGTSEEPSNSPSPRATASRCSSNIPSPEGTSMHPGIQTWSQDPDTNSSRPAALSSAPSPSSLQDNTSQDTQSSAQDSDSVIIINEQKGKRQDSSSVPCFQAELWIKELTSMYDSRARERRRQIEEQEALAARLLRQRLSKEEQRSPDVEVRVRVPLEKEVPLTIVEEEKPLKEKPEFPELTESMEAEVSRALKGGNPHEILSEGFGLSLTRKDLQTLSNLNWLNDEVINFYMNLLVERSKDPSLPSVNTFNTFFYPKLCSNGYYAVRRWTKKMDIFAKDILLVPIHLGMHWCLSVVDFRKKSITYFDSMGGKNEKACQALFNYLQLESKDKKGKELATSGWTLHSKESKEIPQQMNGSDCGMFTCKYADYVTKDKPITFTQKHMPYFRRRMVWEILNHKLL; via the exons ATGTTAAATAAAATCTACGAATGGGTAGGGACAAGCTTTGCCAATCTTCGAAACGGGGAACCAGCTCCGCAAAACTCACGCGAAGACCAGTCAGCGTCTATCGGCGAattgagaagaaaaagaacagtTGAATG TTTGCAAGATGGCCATAACATCGATCAAGATGGTTTGATGATTAAGAGAACACGGATGG GAGAACTTATTGATTCAGTCAAGAGTGCAGCCGAAGGGGTCAAGAGTCACAGTACCTTTGTGTCAACTTGGATGAAGAACAATGCAAGCCCATCTCTAAGAAATATTCTCCCTACCTCCCCTGGCTTGCCTTCTGGAGAGACACAGCCTTCAACATCATCAGTAGCCTTGACAAGGAGACCA ATCGCTGACAGGAATACATTGAATAAGAAATTTGTTGCTCCTTCAACAACTTTGGAATGGAAAACGTCCAAATCAG CTTTAGAGTTACTGCGCAATGAGAAATTTGTCAAAGGGTCAAAGGTCTGCCGGCGGCAGATGTGCATGGGTCTTGCCCATCGTGAAGTGCCAAAAACAAATGGACACTCGGTCAACGTGCCGCCCTTGGCCACCCCCAAATCTCATCTCAATCCTCGATTAGGCAGGCCGTTGAATTTCCGAGCTCATGGAACATCAAG TTCGTTTAGTGAAGTGGGCACGGCGAGCAGCTCTGGCACCGGCATGTATGAAAAGACATTTCCAATCAAACTGGTTCAAAGCCCCACTCACAGCACCTCTTCCAGCCACTTACCAAGGACCAAACAGCACTGTACAGCACAAGAG TCCATTTGTGAAGAAGAGAAGGAGATCTACCGGCAGCTTCTGACCATTGTAACTGGTGGCCAGTCGTCTTTCCTTCACAACGGCAGCTCACACAGCATTGTGAGATCGCACAGAGATTT CACCAGCTTCCTCACCAGCCGAAGACTGCTACAGTTCTCCTctccagctcagtctgcagCAGGAGGAACTTCAGAGGAACCCAGTAACTCTCCCAGCCCAAGGGCGACAGCCAGCCGGTGCTCCAGCAACATCCCCAGTCCAGAGGGGACTTCCATGCATCCAGGGATCCAAACGTGGTCTCAAGACCCGGACACCAACTCAAGCAGACCAGCCGCTCTCTCATCAGCTCCGTCTCCATCATCTCTACAGGACAATACCTCTCAGGACACACAGTCATCAG CTCAAGATAGCGACTCTGTTATCATTATTAATGAACAAAAGGGTAAAAGACAAGACAGCTCAAG TGTGCCATGCTTCCAAGCTGAGTTATGGATCAAAGAATT GACAAGTATGTACGATTCTCGAGCAAGAGAAAGACGAAGACAAATAGAGGAACAGGAAGCTCTGGCCGCCCGGTTGCTGCGGCAG CGCTTGTCTAAAGAAGAACAGCGTAGTCCAGATGTGGAGGTCCGAGTCAGAGTTCCTCTGGAAAAGGAGGTTCCTTTGACGATCGTAGAGGAAGAAAAGCCTTTGAAAGAGAAACCAGAGTTTCCTGAACTTACAGAG AGCATGGAGGCCGAAGTGAGCAGGGCACTTAAGGGCGGCAATCCTCACGAAATATTAAGTGAAGGGTTTGGTCTCAGCCTCACACGAAAAGATCTGCAAACCCTCAGCAATCTCAACTGGCTGAATGATGAG GTTATAAATTTTTACATGAACCTGCTGGTTGAACGAAGCAAGGATCCCAGTCTGCCATCGGTCAACACCTTCAACACTTTCTTTTACCCGAAGCTGTGCAGCAACGGTTATTATGCTGTCCGCCGCTGGACCAAAAAGATGGACATCTTTGCTAAAGACATTCTGTTGGTTCCCATTCACTTGGGGATGCACTGGTGCCTCTCG gTGGTGGATTTCCGCAAAAAGTCCATAACATACTTTGATTCTATGGgtgggaaaaatgaaaaagcctgcCAGGCATTGTT TAATTACCTGCAACTAGAAAGTAAGGACAAGAAAGGCAAAGAACTGGCTACCTCAGGCTGGACTCTGCACAGCAAAGAGTCAAAA GAAATCCCTCAGCAGATGAATGGCAGTGACTGTGGAATGTTCACATGTAAATATGCTGACTACGTTACCAAAGACAAGCCAATCACATTCACACAG AAACACATGCCCTACTTCAGAAGGCGGATGGTTTGGGAGATTTTAAACCACAAACTCTTGTGA
- the faim2 gene encoding protein lifeguard 2 isoform X1 gives MTQGKLSLANKSTEGASSEQAFVAPSPPTYEEATESTGISAPCYNDVEMLTEFTWDDRNIRRVFIRKVYTILLIQLLVTLAIVALFTFCDPVKDYIQTNPGWYWASYAVFFVTYLTLSCCSAPRRRFPWNLILLSIFTLSLAYMTSMLSSFYNTKSVVMCLGITVVVCLLVTVFSFQTKIDVTSYQGVLCIFCMVMFISGLFLAFVLPFHYVPWLDSVYAVLGAILFTMFLAFDTQLLMGNKRYTMSPEEYIFASLNIYLDIVYIFSFFLQIAGTKRE, from the exons ATGACACAGGGCAAG CTTTCACTTGCTAACAAGTCCACTGAGGGCGCCTCCAGTGAACAGGCCTTTGTGGCACCATCTCCTCCAACATATGAGGAAGCTACAGAAAGTACGG GCATCAGTGCTCCATGCTACAATGATGTGGAGATGCTTACAGAATTCACCTGGGATGATCGCAACATCAGGAGAGTCTTCATCCGTAAG GTGTACACCATTTTGTTGATCCAGCTACTGGTGACTTTAGCTATTGTGGCTCTTTTTACATTCTG TGACCCCGTAAAGGATTACATTCAAACAAACCCTGGGTGGTACTGGGCATCATA TGCTGTGTTCTTTGTGACTTACCTGACTCTGTCATGCTGCTCTGCACCAAG GAGACGGTTTCCCTGGAATCTGATTCTACTTTCCATCTTT ACTCTTTCTCTGGCCTACATGACATCGATGCTGTCCAG tttctaTAACACCAAGTCAGTTGTGATGTGCCTAGGCATCACAGTAGTAGTCTGTCTCCTGGTCACAGTCTTCAGTTTCCAAACTAag ATCGATGTTACTTCATATCAAGGAGTACTCTGTATCTTCTGCATGGTTATGTTCATCTCCGGACTGTTCCTGGCTTTTGTCCTCCCTTTTCATTAT GTACCTTGGTTGGATTCGGTATATGCTGTGCTTGGAGCTATTCTATTCACTATG tttttagcATTTGACACCCAGCTCCTAATGGGCAACAAGCGATATACCATGAGCCCAGAGGAATACATCTTTGCCTCTCTCAACATCTACCTTGATATTGTGTATATCTTCtcatttttccttcaaatcGCTGGCACCAAACGGGAATAA